One genomic region from Mangifera indica cultivar Alphonso chromosome 17, CATAS_Mindica_2.1, whole genome shotgun sequence encodes:
- the LOC123200268 gene encoding G-type lectin S-receptor-like serine/threonine-protein kinase At4g03230 gives MAAKKVILAVFFVFFTLKLYSAKSQISVKAGYWYSGSGFPSLGINSAFYTHLHCAFAQVNSTSYELSLSESDEKLFPNFTDTVKQKNPSVFTLLSIGGANANYSTFSAMVSDSSFRKSFIDSSIRTARLYGFHGLDFCWVYANSSSDMYNMGVLFQEWQAAINLEALNSSYAQLLLTAAFLLKPGLDSGRFPLEAMERYLDWANILAYDYYTPQWYNFTAAQPALYDPSSNVNTDYGIRAWISRGFSADKMVLGLPFYGYAWTLANPMENGIGAPATGPAIRESGAINYKDIRNFAETYGANVTYNATYVVNYCTVGATWIGFDDVEVVKTKVAYAKEKKLLGYSVWEVGYDDNWILSQAAAQESNKKGGKNWRLLATVLSTTAAAILLLGCFLIYYFWQRELKSEGSKKKLNDPSATGDFNRNAHNLITYSFHEIEAATGSFSFENKLGEGGYGPVYKALLPNGQEVAVKKLSKTSTQGYEEFRNEVMLTAKLQHVNLVRLLGFCTDRQEQMLIYEYMPNKSLDYYLFDPIRRYILDWRKRVQIIEGIIQGLLYLQEYSRFTIIHRDLKTNNVLLDEDMKPKISDFGMARIFAKDEFEANTGRVVGTYGYVPPEYVKRGIYSTKLDVYSFGVLLLQIISGNKVSALYGPEENLSLLDHAYNLWKEEKGMEFMDPSLDDTNFSCNLVKCLQIALLCVQEDPNDRPSILEVSSMVKNETLNIMSPKKPAFSKQADEDGETIVTFNDVTISEAVGR, from the exons ATGGCTGCAAAAAAAGTTATCCTTGCGGTGTTCTTTGTTTTCTTCACTTTGAAATTGTACTCTGCAAAATCACAAATTTCGGTTAAAGCTGGTTACTGGTACTCAGGCAGCGGGTTCCCGAGTTTGGGCATAAATTCTGCATTCTATACTCACCTTCATTGTGCATTTGCTCAGGTAAATTCAACCTCTTATGAACTCTCTTTATCAGAGTCTGATGAGAAACTGTTCCCCAACTTCACAGACACTGTGAAACAGAAAAACCCATCAGTCTTCACTCTTCTATCAATTGGGGGTGCAAATGCCAACTATTCAACATTTTCTGCAATGGTGAGTGATTCATCTTTCAGGAAATCTTTCATTGATTCTTCAATTAGAACCGCCAGGCTTTATGGTTTCCATGGCTTGGACTTTTGTTGGGTATATGCAAACTCTAGCTCTGATATGTATAACATGGGAGTTCTCTTTCAAGAGTGGCAAGCTGCTATCAACTTAGAGGCATTAAACTCTAGCTATGCACAACTTTTATTGACTGCAGCTTTTCTTTTAAAACCAGGTTTAGATTCAGGAAGGTTCCCTCTAGAAGCGATGGAACGGTACTTGGATTGGGCTAATATTTTGGCTTATGACTACTACACCCCTCAGTGGTATAATTTTACTGCTGCTCAGCCTGCTCTGTATGATCCAAGTAGTAATGTTAATACTGATTATGGTATAAGGGCTTGGATTAGCAGAGGATTTTCTGCTGATAAGATGGTTTTGGGGTTGCCTTTCTATGGTTATGCGTGGACGCTTGCAAACCCCATGGAAAACGGTATTGGTGCGCCAGCAACAGGGCCAGCCATTAGAGAAAGTGGAGCCATAAACTATAAGGACATCAGGAATTTTGCTGAGACATATGGGGCTAATGTTACGTACAACGCAACCTATGTTGTGAATTACTGCACAGTTGGAGCAACTTGGATTGGTTTTGATGATGTTGAGGTTGTCAAAACTAAGGTTGCTTATGCCAAGGAGAAGAAGTTACTAGGCTACAGCGTGTGGGAGGTCGGTTATGATGATAACTGGATACTTTCTCAAGCTGCAG CTCAAGAAAGTAATAAGAAGGGAGGAAAAAATTGGCGACTATTGGCTACTGTTTTGTCTACAACTGCTGCTGCTATTCTGCTGCTAGGCTGTTTCTTGATATATTACTTCTGGCAAAGAGAGCTCAAATCAGAAGGatcaaagaagaaattaaatgaCCCATCTGCAACTGGGGATTTTAACAGAAATGCTCATAATCTGATAACTTATAGTTTTCATGAAATTGAAGCGGCTACAGGCagcttttcttttgaaaataagCTGGGTGAAGGTGGATATGGTCCTGTTTACAAG GCTTTGCTGCCTAATGGACAGGAAGTTGCAGTGAAGAAGCTTTCGAAAACATCCACACAAGGATACGAGGAGTTCAGGAATGAGGTTATGCTTACAGCGAAGCTCCAACATGTAAATCTTGTAAGACTTTTGGGATTTTGTACTGACAGACAAGAGCAAATGTTGATCTATGAGTACATGCCAAATAAAAGCTTGGACTATTACCTTTTTG ATCCCATTAGAAGGTATATTTTGGATTGGAGAAAACGTGTTCAAATCATTGAGGGGATTATTCAGGGGCTTTTGTATCTGCAGGAATACTCAAGGTTTACTATCATTCACAGAGACTTGAAAAccaataatgttttattagatGAAGATATGAAGCCGAAAATATCAGATTTTGGTATGGCCAGAATATTTgcaaaagatgaatttgaagcAAACACTGGAAGAGTTGTTGGGACATA TGGGTATGTTCCTCCTGAATATGTTAAAAGAGGCATATACTCTACGAAATTGGATGTGTACAGTTTTGGGGTTTTACTTCTACAAATAATTAGTGGAAACAAGGTTTCTGCTCTCTACGGTCCTGAAGAAAACTTAAGCCTGCTAGACCAT GCTTATAATCtctggaaagaagaaaaaggcatGGAATTTATGGATCCATCTTTAGATGATACAAATTTCTCGTGTAACTTAGTAAAGTGTTTGCAAATAGCTCTATTGTGTGTCCAGGAAGATCCAAATGATAGACCATCTATATTGGAAGTTTCCTCTATGGTTAAAAATGAAACCTTAAATATAATGAGTCCGAAGAAGCCGGCTTTCTCGAAACAAGCTGATGAAGATGGAGAAACTATAGTGACATTCAATGACGTAACCATTTCAGAAGCTGTAGGTAGATGA
- the LOC123200265 gene encoding receptor-like protein 1, with protein sequence MSGNDFNGNIPSSLGNMSSLLSLDISNNNLSGEIPEQLVISCFFLRELILSNNNLQGQIFSNNFGLTELQSLQLDDNHFRGKIPESLLNCSILQVLHLYDNNLSGKIPRWFGNLSYLVDIVMFNNQLEGLLPKELCQCQNLEILDLSENNIFGSLLPCLSLSNIRQVHLSRNRLRGQLKDALYINSTTLEVLDLSYNHLEGKIPNWIGKLSSLSYLTLSNNNLEGELPTQLCNLGKLRLIDLSQNNFYGKIPSCLNFTALYKGNENDESLIYELPLFVVVEVIEVMTRGAEESIQFTTKTISYSYKAKMLTFMSGIDLSCNKLFGEIPHQIGNLTRIHTLNLSHNNLTGSIPKTF encoded by the coding sequence ATGTCTGGAAATGATTTCAATGGTAACATTCCATCTTCTCTTGGTAACATGAGTTCCTTGCTAAGTCTAGACATATCAAACAACAACTTATCTGGTGAAATACCTGAACAGTTAGTCATAAGTTGCTTCTTCCTAAGAGAACTTATTCTTTCAAACAACAATTTGCAAGGCCAAatcttctctaataattttGGCTTGACAGAGTTACAAAGTTTACAATTGGATGACAACCATTTTAGAGGAAAGATTCCAGAAAGTTTGTTAAATTGCTCTATTTTGCAAGTGTTACATCTCTATGATAACAATCTCTCAGGTAAGATTCCAAGATGGTTTGGAAATCTATCATATTTAGTTGATATAGTGATGTTTAATAATCAACTTGAAGGTCTACTTCCAAAGGAACTTTGTCAATGtcaaaatcttgaaattttGGATCTTTCAGAGAACAATATATTTGGAAGTTTACTGCCTTGTCTTAGCCTTTCAAATATCAGACAGGTTCATTTGTCGAGAAATAGATTAAGGGGACAATTAAAAGATGCTCTCTACATTAATAGTACAACCTTGGAGGTCTTAGATCTTAGCTATAACCACCTAGAAGGGAAAATTCCTAATTGGATCGGGAAACTTTCGTCCTTAAGTTACTTAACCTTAAGTAACAATAATCTTGAAGGTGAATTACCTACTCAATTATGCAATTTGGGAAAATTACGTTTGATAGATCTTTCTCAGAACAATTTTTATGGTAAAATTCCTTCCTGCCTAAATTTTACTGCCCTctataaaggaaatgagaatgatgaaagtttaatttatgaattaccACTTTTCGTTGTAGTTGAAGTCATTGAAGTTATGACAAGGGGAGCTGAAGAGTCAATACAGTTCACTACTAAAACTATATCCTACTCTTACAAAGCAAAAATGCTCACATTTATGTCTGGAATTGATCTTTcatgtaataaattatttggTGAAATTCCTCATCAAATTGGAAACCTTACAAGGATTCATACTCTTAATCTTTCTCATAATAATTTGACAGGATCAATTCCAAAAACATTCTGA